The Candidatus Nanohalovita haloferacivicina genome has a window encoding:
- a CDS encoding SDR family oxidoreductase: MDVLIAGKGFIGKSIGERLSSEGHTVKYLDRTDGDYHIDICKEFGIDRSFDVIYHCIGLAPGFYTERNYFKVHVEGTRNLIKGVDADRIVYLSALGAGEIDHSYFNTKKKAEELIEDSGLDYTIVRPSTVLGHGNKMLDSMRDIAFTRIFPNIPTQMQPIEGDDLVEILYRCLDDYSGEILEVAGDEKVSVGELARDIYREEGYSCHLVSFPVFMTEAGLLGLRFLPPPFLPENRVLLKMDNTLEENDAKRVLGE, encoded by the coding sequence ATGGATGTTCTGATTGCTGGAAAAGGTTTCATCGGTAAAAGTATCGGTGAAAGGCTTTCCAGCGAAGGCCATACCGTTAAGTACCTTGACAGAACTGATGGAGATTACCATATTGATATCTGCAAGGAGTTCGGTATTGACAGGAGTTTTGACGTTATTTATCACTGTATTGGCCTTGCTCCAGGTTTTTACACGGAGAGAAACTACTTTAAGGTCCATGTTGAAGGCACTCGTAACCTGATTAAAGGTGTTGACGCTGATAGAATTGTTTATCTCAGCGCACTGGGTGCTGGAGAGATTGATCACAGTTATTTCAATACTAAGAAGAAGGCTGAAGAGCTTATTGAGGATTCAGGCCTTGATTATACTATTGTCAGGCCTTCCACGGTTCTTGGCCACGGTAATAAAATGCTTGATTCGATGAGAGATATTGCTTTTACCCGTATTTTCCCGAATATCCCTACCCAGATGCAGCCTATAGAGGGTGATGATCTGGTGGAGATTCTTTATCGTTGTCTTGATGATTACAGCGGGGAAATTCTGGAGGTTGCCGGCGATGAGAAGGTTTCAGTCGGTGAGCTTGCGAGGGACATCTACAGAGAAGAAGGTTACAGCTGTCATCTTGTTTCATTCCCTGTTTTCATGACCGAGGCCGGTCTACTGGGCCTCAGATTCTTGCCTCCGCCATTCCTTCCGGAGAACAGGGTTTTGTTAAAAATGGATAATACTCTGGAAGAGAATGATGCGAAAAGAGTTCTTGGAGAATAA
- a CDS encoding beta-CASP ribonuclease aCPSF1 has protein sequence MEELNDVKDLLPPEANVDDIKFEASDIVVYTNSKDFFLDHSDVIQDIVSKLKKRVEVRPSSKLFNKPEAAEEKLYDLIDERDNAEIDNVIFQPSLGKMIIRTHKPGSIIGKKGRGLQKIKEATLWAPQVERVPAISSKVVDRARELTVEDPEFRKKFLHDVGKKIRLDKSVGDEWIRVSALGGFRQVGRSCVLLQTEESNVLMDAGINPSAESGSKENYPFLNAPELDLQQLDAVVLSHAHMDHVGMIPYLYKMGYDGPLYCTKPTRDLMIMMCLDYIGLAHSENAKAPYDSSDIKKAVKRTITPDYGEVTDITPDMRLTLKNSGHIIGSALCHIHVGEGLHNLLYTGDYNYDQTEMLRPADTNFQRVETMITESTYGGRDDKQTPREESNKKFLSKVKQTLNKGGKVIVPVFAVGRSQEVLGLLADEMQRDYFDYNVYIDGMINDVNALHTAYPEFLSKKVQNKVNDEDSPFLMDNVKPIGSHHERKEVYEDDACIILTTSGSITGGPVMSYLQEEASNPDNTLIFVGYQFEGSLGRKIQEGTDKVNINGDKVDVNLSTYTVSGFSAHSDRQQIINFSKNLRSTPNKILTNHGEESKCFSLASSLHKILNIDTSAPQNLETIRLN, from the coding sequence ATGGAAGAATTAAACGACGTAAAAGACCTTTTGCCCCCAGAGGCAAACGTAGACGACATAAAGTTCGAAGCATCAGACATAGTGGTATACACAAACAGCAAGGACTTTTTCCTTGACCACTCAGATGTAATACAGGACATAGTATCAAAACTCAAGAAAAGAGTAGAAGTAAGGCCTTCATCAAAGCTTTTCAACAAGCCAGAGGCCGCTGAAGAAAAACTATACGACCTAATTGACGAAAGAGATAACGCTGAGATAGACAATGTTATCTTCCAGCCTTCTCTAGGAAAAATGATAATCAGAACACACAAACCTGGATCAATCATAGGCAAGAAAGGAAGAGGCCTCCAGAAAATAAAGGAAGCTACACTATGGGCTCCACAGGTTGAGAGAGTGCCTGCTATCAGCTCCAAGGTAGTTGACAGGGCCCGTGAACTGACTGTGGAGGACCCGGAATTCAGAAAGAAGTTCCTGCACGACGTAGGAAAGAAGATCCGACTCGACAAATCAGTTGGAGACGAATGGATCAGAGTTTCAGCACTCGGAGGATTCCGACAGGTTGGAAGAAGCTGCGTGCTACTCCAGACAGAGGAATCCAACGTACTGATGGACGCAGGAATCAACCCGTCAGCAGAATCAGGATCAAAGGAAAACTATCCATTCCTCAACGCGCCAGAGCTTGATCTACAGCAGCTTGACGCAGTAGTACTTAGCCACGCACACATGGACCACGTAGGAATGATCCCATACCTCTACAAAATGGGGTACGATGGCCCACTTTACTGTACAAAACCTACAAGAGACCTGATGATCATGATGTGCCTAGACTACATCGGACTGGCACACAGCGAAAACGCCAAAGCACCATACGATTCATCAGACATTAAGAAAGCAGTCAAAAGGACAATCACACCGGACTACGGTGAAGTAACCGATATCACGCCAGATATGAGGTTGACACTGAAGAACTCTGGCCACATCATCGGAAGCGCACTATGTCATATCCACGTAGGAGAAGGCCTTCATAACCTTCTGTACACAGGAGACTACAACTATGACCAGACAGAAATGCTCAGGCCAGCGGACACGAACTTCCAGAGAGTTGAGACCATGATCACGGAATCCACATACGGAGGCCGCGACGACAAGCAGACGCCAAGGGAAGAGTCAAACAAGAAATTCCTCTCCAAGGTCAAACAGACTCTGAACAAGGGCGGAAAAGTCATCGTGCCGGTATTCGCAGTAGGTAGAAGCCAGGAGGTGCTGGGCCTTCTAGCAGATGAAATGCAGAGAGACTACTTCGACTACAACGTTTACATCGACGGTATGATCAACGACGTTAACGCACTGCACACAGCATACCCAGAGTTCCTCTCCAAGAAAGTACAGAACAAGGTAAACGATGAGGACTCGCCATTCCTAATGGATAATGTAAAACCAATAGGAAGCCATCACGAAAGAAAAGAAGTGTACGAAGACGATGCATGCATAATCCTCACAACATCAGGATCCATCACAGGAGGCCCAGTAATGTCATACCTCCAGGAAGAAGCATCAAACCCTGACAACACACTGATCTTCGTAGGATACCAGTTCGAAGGATCCCTAGGTAGAAAGATTCAGGAAGGAACTGACAAAGTCAACATCAACGGAGACAAAGTCGATGTCAACCTGTCAACATACACCGTATCAGGATTCTCCGCACACAGCGACAGGCAGCAGATCATCAACTTCTCCAAGAACCTCAGATCTACGCCTAACAAGATCCTCACAAACCACGGAGAAGAATCAAAATGCTTCTCACTAGCCAGCTCGCTACACAAGATTCTGAACATTGACACTTCTGCACCTCAGAACCTTGAAACAATCAGACTCAACTAG
- the psmB gene encoding archaeal proteasome endopeptidase complex subunit beta produces the protein MENNQVQTKQDMDEFKTGTTTVGLTTDRGVILAADRRASMGRLTASKYAKKVYKLDDQIGLTIAGSVGDAQKIIRMMRSQLNLHKLETKELSVKGAGTLLSNILHGHKAMPFFNQFIMGGIEDGEGVLYDLDPAGGLMKHERFTATGSGSQMAYGVLEDKFEDELDHEEGRKLATRAVQAAMERDTASGNGIMVAEITEDGYNVLDEKEVESVLK, from the coding sequence ATGGAAAATAACCAGGTTCAGACGAAACAGGACATGGACGAATTCAAAACTGGCACGACTACAGTAGGCCTAACAACCGACAGAGGAGTAATTCTGGCGGCAGATCGCAGAGCTTCAATGGGAAGACTCACTGCATCCAAATACGCCAAGAAGGTGTACAAACTGGATGATCAGATCGGCCTAACAATTGCTGGCAGCGTAGGTGATGCACAGAAAATCATCAGAATGATGAGAAGCCAGCTAAACCTGCACAAGCTTGAAACAAAAGAGCTATCCGTCAAAGGAGCAGGAACACTACTCTCAAACATACTACACGGCCACAAGGCCATGCCATTCTTCAACCAGTTCATCATGGGCGGTATCGAAGATGGCGAAGGAGTACTCTACGACCTTGATCCGGCAGGAGGCCTGATGAAACACGAAAGATTCACGGCCACAGGATCAGGAAGCCAGATGGCATACGGAGTACTGGAAGACAAGTTCGAAGATGAACTTGACCATGAAGAAGGTAGAAAGCTTGCAACAAGAGCAGTACAGGCCGCAATGGAAAGAGACACGGCATCAGGAAACGGTATCATGGTAGCTGAAATCACAGAGGACGGCTACAATGTACTGGATGAGAAAGAAGTTGAGAGCGTCCTGAAGTAA